One genomic segment of Oenanthe melanoleuca isolate GR-GAL-2019-014 chromosome 5, OMel1.0, whole genome shotgun sequence includes these proteins:
- the LSP1 gene encoding lymphocyte-specific protein 1 isoform X2 yields MSSAILRRNSSKQGLQNLIRLTAQWSVEDEEEAARERRRREREKQLRSQAEEGLNGTVSCSESAALAQENHYDFKPSGTSELEEDEGFSDWSQKLEQRKQRSPRQSYEEEDSGVREAEVKLEQIQLDQESPEENMAVREEERLCQEEEEVQEQEQAEQEEKKRRRNDGEKEEETPEKRQKAPSIASLEEEELCPDHTAVCSTKITDRTESLNRSIQKSNSVKKSQPPLPVSKIDDRLEQYTQAIETSTKAPKPVRQPSLDLPTTSMMVASTKSLWETGEVTAQSAVKPSPCKDIVAGDIVSKRSLWEQKGSPKPESSIKSIPSGKKYKFVATGHGQYKKVLIDDAAEQ; encoded by the exons GCTGACAGCACAGTGGAGCGtggaagatgaggaggaggcggcgagagagcggcggcggcgggagcgggagAAGCAGCTGCGGTCCCAGGCAGAGGAGGGCTTGAATGGCACCGTCTCCTGCTCAGAgagtgcagctctggcacaggaaAACCA CTATGACTTCAAGCCATCTGGGACTTCGGAGCTGGAGGAAGATGAGGGGTTCAGTGACTGGTCCCAGAAGCTCGAGCAGCGCAAGCAGAG GTCTCCAAGACAGTCCTACGAAGAAGAGGACAGTGGTGTGAGAGAAGCTGAAGTCAAACTGGAGCAGATCCAGCTGGATCAGGAAAGCCCAGAGGAGAATATGGCAGTCAGAGAGGaagagaggctgtgccaggaggaagaagaggttCAAGAGCAGGAGCAAGCTGAGCAAGAG gaaaagaagagaaggcGAAATgatggagagaaggaagaagaaacacCAGAGAAACGCCAGAAGGCTCCAAGCATTGCCAGcctggaagaggaggagctgtgccctgaCCACACTGCAGTGTGCTCCACAAAG atcACAGACAGAACCGAGTCGCTGAACCGCTCAATACAGAAAAG TAACAGCGTAAAGAAGAGTCAGCCTCCTCTCCCTGTGTCGAAGATTGATGACAGGCTGGAGCAGTACACACAGGCTATTGAG ACCTCCACAAAGGCTCCAAAACCTGTCCGGCAGCCCTCTCTTGACCTTCCCACCACGAGCATGATGGTAGCCAGCACAAAAAGCCTCTGGGAGACTGGGGAGGTGACAGCTCAATCTGCTGTGAAGCCCTCACCCTGTAAG GATATTGTGGCTGGAGACATTGTGAGTAAAAGAAGTCTTTGGGAACAGAAGGGGAGTCCCAAACCTGAGAGCAGTATCAAG TCCATTCCTTCTGGCAAAAAGTATAAATTTGTTGCAACAGGCCACGGCCAGTACAAGAAGGTGTTGATAGACGATGCTGCAGAGCAATAG
- the LSP1 gene encoding lymphocyte-specific protein 1 isoform X1, protein MSDSEGCQEGAEGVSQVGDESPEENERLTAQWSVEDEEEAARERRRREREKQLRSQAEEGLNGTVSCSESAALAQENHYDFKPSGTSELEEDEGFSDWSQKLEQRKQRSPRQSYEEEDSGVREAEVKLEQIQLDQESPEENMAVREEERLCQEEEEVQEQEQAEQEEKKRRRNDGEKEEETPEKRQKAPSIASLEEEELCPDHTAVCSTKITDRTESLNRSIQKSNSVKKSQPPLPVSKIDDRLEQYTQAIETSTKAPKPVRQPSLDLPTTSMMVASTKSLWETGEVTAQSAVKPSPCKDIVAGDIVSKRSLWEQKGSPKPESSIKSIPSGKKYKFVATGHGQYKKVLIDDAAEQ, encoded by the exons GCTGACAGCACAGTGGAGCGtggaagatgaggaggaggcggcgagagagcggcggcggcgggagcgggagAAGCAGCTGCGGTCCCAGGCAGAGGAGGGCTTGAATGGCACCGTCTCCTGCTCAGAgagtgcagctctggcacaggaaAACCA CTATGACTTCAAGCCATCTGGGACTTCGGAGCTGGAGGAAGATGAGGGGTTCAGTGACTGGTCCCAGAAGCTCGAGCAGCGCAAGCAGAG GTCTCCAAGACAGTCCTACGAAGAAGAGGACAGTGGTGTGAGAGAAGCTGAAGTCAAACTGGAGCAGATCCAGCTGGATCAGGAAAGCCCAGAGGAGAATATGGCAGTCAGAGAGGaagagaggctgtgccaggaggaagaagaggttCAAGAGCAGGAGCAAGCTGAGCAAGAG gaaaagaagagaaggcGAAATgatggagagaaggaagaagaaacacCAGAGAAACGCCAGAAGGCTCCAAGCATTGCCAGcctggaagaggaggagctgtgccctgaCCACACTGCAGTGTGCTCCACAAAG atcACAGACAGAACCGAGTCGCTGAACCGCTCAATACAGAAAAG TAACAGCGTAAAGAAGAGTCAGCCTCCTCTCCCTGTGTCGAAGATTGATGACAGGCTGGAGCAGTACACACAGGCTATTGAG ACCTCCACAAAGGCTCCAAAACCTGTCCGGCAGCCCTCTCTTGACCTTCCCACCACGAGCATGATGGTAGCCAGCACAAAAAGCCTCTGGGAGACTGGGGAGGTGACAGCTCAATCTGCTGTGAAGCCCTCACCCTGTAAG GATATTGTGGCTGGAGACATTGTGAGTAAAAGAAGTCTTTGGGAACAGAAGGGGAGTCCCAAACCTGAGAGCAGTATCAAG TCCATTCCTTCTGGCAAAAAGTATAAATTTGTTGCAACAGGCCACGGCCAGTACAAGAAGGTGTTGATAGACGATGCTGCAGAGCAATAG